A section of the Actinomycetota bacterium genome encodes:
- a CDS encoding cyclic nucleotide-binding domain-containing protein — MSQSFPDLWRRESAPRPPARRPEQTLTRTRRQTATALAGVPLFAGFSKKHLQRLAADTDELTYARGEAVVREGELGETLFVVLEGEAKVVRGKRKVGTVLPGDFFGELAAIDAQPRSASVIAVTPLRVLRLFRRHLLGLLEDEPQVTLKLLDGIVRRIRQVERSA; from the coding sequence ATGAGCCAGAGCTTCCCGGACCTGTGGCGACGCGAGTCGGCGCCTCGTCCGCCGGCCCGCCGACCCGAGCAGACGCTCACGCGCACGAGACGCCAGACCGCCACCGCGCTCGCCGGGGTGCCCCTGTTCGCGGGCTTCTCGAAGAAGCACCTCCAACGGCTGGCCGCCGACACCGACGAGCTGACCTACGCGCGGGGCGAGGCCGTGGTGCGAGAGGGCGAGCTCGGCGAGACCCTGTTCGTGGTGCTCGAGGGCGAGGCCAAGGTGGTGCGGGGGAAGCGGAAGGTGGGCACGGTGCTGCCGGGAGACTTCTTCGGCGAGCTCGCCGCGATCGACGCGCAGCCGCGGAGCGCCTCGGTGATCGCGGTCACGCCGCTTCGCGTGCTGAGGTTGTTCCGGCGTCACCTGCTGGGGTTGCTCGAGGACGAGCCCCAGGTCACGCTGAAGCTCCTCGACGGTATCGTCCGCAGGATCCGCCAGGTCGAGCGCTCGGCCTGA
- the metH gene encoding methionine synthase, whose translation MDTRARLEALLSSRIVVLDGAWGVLLQGRGLTEDQFRGERFADHDHDVLGDPDLLNITQPQVVAEVHDAYFSAGADIATTNTFTATSFGQRDYGLEDAVVDMNLAGARLAREAADRAGPERFVAGSVGPLNVTLSLSPKVDDPGFRAVSFDEVVGAYAEQMRALREAGVDMLLIETIFDTLNAKAAVAAAKEAAPDLPLWISVTIVDRSGRTLSGQTVEAFWTSIEHADPAIVGINCSLGAAEMRPYVEAFARIADRPVACYPNAGLPNPFGGYDETPEVTSELLREFADAGLVNVVGGCCGTTPDHTLAIARAVRDLSPREVPSFDDRVPTYSGLEPFAIHSDTGFVMVGERQNVTGSAKFRRLIESGDYEAAVEVALDQVRSGANMLDVNMDADLLDGEAAMTRLLNMIAVEPEIARVPVMIDSSRWETILAGLKCVQGKGVVNSISLKEGEADFLEKARTIKTYGAAVVVMCFDEQGQAGTVPRKVEIADRSIRLLVEEAGYEPTDIIIDPNILAIATGLEEHDEYAKAFIEATREIKRAHPDVRVSGGVSNLSFSFRGNEPVRRAIHSAFLYHAIAAGLDMAIVNAGQLEVYEDIPKDLLEHVEDIIFNRREDATERMVTFADSVKGGGLEREDDLTWREGSVEERLAHALVHGIVDFIVDDTEEARQAYDRPLQVIEGPLMAGMQIVGDLFGAGKMFLPQVVKSARAMKKAVAHLEPYMEEEKLALGPSADRAQGTLVTATVKGDVHDIGKNIVGVVLGCNNYRVIDLGVMAPAELILDTAVAERADIVGLSGLITPSLTEMVNVANEMQRRGMSLPLLIGGATTSRQHTAVKIAPAYEQPVVHVVDASRVVGVVSNLLDEGRKAELDGQNRIDQQRLRELHAERLRTPLLPYRKALANRTPIEWRADDVPPPPFTGTQVVEPSLAELRDLIDWTFFFTAWELKGRYPQILDHPQQGEAARELFEHGNELLDAIVADGSIQARGVYGFWPARADADDIVLGDGTVLPMLRQQVDHGEGDDRPNRSLADFIAPPDSGLADHLGGFAVTAGIGADELSKMFEADHDDYRSIMVKALADRLAEAFAEWLHREVRRTWYASDESLAPEELIEERYRGIRPAYGYPACPDHTEKRTLFDLLGARDHGMDLTTSCAMTPGATVAGLYFAHPRARYFNVGRLGKDQVEDYARRKGQSLTETERWLRENLAYDPA comes from the coding sequence ATGGACACCCGGGCTCGTCTCGAGGCACTGCTCAGCAGCCGGATCGTCGTGCTCGACGGCGCGTGGGGCGTGCTGCTGCAGGGCCGGGGCCTCACCGAGGACCAGTTCCGCGGCGAGCGGTTCGCCGACCACGACCACGACGTGCTGGGCGACCCCGACCTGCTGAACATCACGCAACCGCAGGTGGTCGCCGAGGTCCACGACGCCTACTTCAGCGCGGGCGCCGATATCGCCACGACGAACACGTTCACCGCGACCTCGTTCGGCCAGCGTGACTACGGCCTCGAGGACGCGGTCGTCGACATGAACCTCGCGGGCGCCCGCCTGGCGAGGGAGGCGGCCGATCGAGCCGGCCCCGAGCGCTTCGTCGCGGGGTCGGTCGGGCCCCTGAACGTGACGCTCTCGCTCTCGCCGAAGGTCGACGATCCGGGGTTCCGCGCGGTGTCGTTCGACGAGGTCGTGGGGGCGTACGCCGAACAGATGCGGGCGCTTCGAGAGGCCGGCGTCGACATGCTGCTGATCGAGACGATCTTCGACACGCTGAACGCGAAGGCGGCGGTCGCGGCGGCCAAGGAGGCTGCCCCCGATCTTCCGCTGTGGATCAGCGTCACGATCGTGGATCGCAGCGGCCGCACGCTCTCCGGCCAGACCGTCGAGGCATTCTGGACCTCGATCGAGCATGCCGATCCCGCGATCGTGGGCATCAACTGCTCGCTCGGTGCCGCCGAGATGCGTCCCTACGTCGAGGCGTTCGCCCGCATCGCCGACCGTCCGGTCGCCTGCTACCCGAACGCCGGGCTGCCCAATCCGTTCGGTGGGTACGACGAGACGCCGGAGGTCACGAGCGAACTGCTGCGTGAGTTCGCCGACGCCGGCCTCGTGAACGTCGTCGGCGGCTGCTGCGGCACCACGCCGGATCACACGCTGGCGATCGCGCGGGCCGTCCGCGACCTCTCGCCGCGCGAGGTTCCGTCCTTCGACGACCGCGTGCCCACCTACAGCGGGCTCGAGCCGTTCGCGATCCACAGTGACACGGGGTTCGTGATGGTCGGCGAGCGCCAGAACGTGACCGGCTCGGCGAAGTTCCGGCGCCTGATCGAGTCGGGCGACTACGAGGCCGCCGTCGAGGTCGCGCTCGACCAGGTGCGCTCGGGCGCGAACATGCTCGACGTCAACATGGACGCCGACCTGCTGGACGGCGAGGCGGCCATGACCCGGCTCCTGAACATGATCGCGGTCGAGCCCGAGATCGCCCGCGTGCCGGTGATGATCGACTCGAGCCGCTGGGAGACGATCCTCGCAGGGCTCAAATGCGTGCAGGGCAAGGGCGTCGTGAACTCGATCAGCCTGAAGGAAGGCGAGGCCGACTTCCTCGAGAAGGCTCGCACGATCAAGACGTACGGCGCGGCGGTCGTCGTGATGTGCTTCGACGAGCAGGGTCAGGCCGGCACGGTCCCGCGGAAGGTCGAGATCGCCGACCGCTCGATCCGTCTGCTGGTCGAGGAAGCCGGCTACGAGCCGACCGACATCATCATCGACCCCAACATCCTCGCGATCGCCACGGGGCTCGAGGAGCACGACGAGTACGCGAAGGCGTTCATCGAGGCGACCCGCGAGATCAAGCGCGCGCATCCCGACGTGCGCGTCTCCGGCGGCGTGTCGAACCTGAGCTTCTCGTTCCGCGGGAACGAGCCGGTGCGCCGCGCGATCCACTCGGCGTTCCTGTATCACGCGATCGCGGCCGGGCTCGACATGGCGATCGTGAACGCGGGCCAGCTCGAGGTGTACGAGGACATCCCGAAGGATCTGCTCGAGCACGTCGAGGACATCATCTTCAACCGCCGCGAGGACGCGACCGAGCGCATGGTCACGTTCGCCGACTCGGTGAAGGGGGGTGGCCTCGAGCGCGAAGACGACCTCACCTGGCGCGAGGGCTCGGTCGAGGAGCGGCTCGCCCACGCCCTCGTGCACGGCATCGTCGACTTCATCGTCGACGACACCGAAGAAGCTCGACAGGCGTACGACCGCCCACTGCAGGTGATCGAGGGGCCCTTGATGGCCGGCATGCAGATCGTCGGCGATCTGTTCGGGGCCGGGAAGATGTTCCTGCCTCAGGTCGTGAAGTCGGCGCGCGCGATGAAGAAGGCCGTGGCCCACCTCGAGCCCTACATGGAGGAGGAGAAGCTCGCGCTGGGACCGTCGGCCGACCGGGCGCAGGGTACGCTCGTCACCGCGACGGTCAAGGGCGACGTGCACGACATCGGCAAGAACATCGTCGGCGTGGTGCTGGGTTGCAACAACTACCGGGTCATCGACCTCGGCGTCATGGCGCCCGCGGAGCTGATCCTCGACACGGCCGTGGCGGAGAGGGCCGACATCGTGGGTCTGTCGGGCCTGATCACGCCCTCGCTCACCGAGATGGTGAACGTGGCGAACGAGATGCAACGCCGCGGCATGAGCCTGCCGCTGCTGATCGGAGGGGCGACCACTTCACGCCAGCACACGGCCGTCAAGATCGCCCCGGCCTACGAGCAGCCCGTCGTGCATGTGGTCGATGCATCGCGGGTGGTCGGCGTCGTCTCGAACCTGCTCGACGAGGGCCGCAAGGCGGAGCTCGACGGGCAGAACCGCATCGACCAGCAGCGATTGCGCGAGCTGCATGCCGAGCGGTTGCGGACACCCCTGCTGCCCTATCGCAAGGCGCTCGCGAACCGCACACCGATCGAGTGGCGGGCCGACGACGTGCCGCCCCCGCCGTTCACGGGCACACAGGTCGTGGAACCCTCGCTCGCCGAGCTGCGCGATCTGATCGACTGGACGTTCTTCTTCACGGCGTGGGAGCTGAAGGGGCGTTACCCCCAGATCCTCGACCACCCGCAGCAGGGCGAGGCGGCACGCGAGCTCTTCGAACACGGGAACGAGCTCCTCGACGCGATCGTGGCCGACGGCTCGATCCAGGCCCGCGGCGTGTACGGCTTCTGGCCAGCGCGAGCCGATGCCGACGACATCGTGCTCGGCGACGGCACCGTGCTGCCCATGCTGCGCCAACAGGTCGACCACGGCGAGGGCGACGACCGCCCGAACCGCTCGCTCGCCGACTTCATCGCGCCGCCCGACAGCGGCCTCGCCGACCATCTGGGCGGGTTCGCGGTCACGGCCGGCATCGGCGCCGACGAGCTCTCGAAGATGTTCGAGGCCGACCATGACGACTACCGGTCGATCATGGTGAAGGCCCTGGCAGACCGGCTCGCCGAGGCGTTCGCGGAGTGGCTCCATCGCGAGGTCCGCCGCACGTGGTACGCGTCTGACGAGTCCCTCGCGCCCGAGGAGCTGATCGAGGAGCGCTACCGGGGCATCCGCCCCGCCTACGGCTACCCGGCCTGCCCGGATCACACGGAGAAGCGCACGCTCTTCGACCTGCTCGGGGCCCGCGACCACGGTATGGACCTCACGACGTCGTGCGCGATGACGCCCGGCGCGACGGTGGCCGGACTCTACTTCGCGCATCCGCGGGCCCGGTACTTCAACGTCGGCCGCCTCGGGAAGGACCAGGTCGAGGACTACGCCCGTCGGAAGGGCCAGAGCCTGACCGAGACCGAGCGTTGGCTCCGCGAGAACCTCGCCTACGACCCAGCGTGA
- a CDS encoding serine/threonine-protein kinase, producing MTDTTMDLGAWGFEAGDEIAPGLHALSLLGGGERYEAYLAFDDRLHYRVVVKVLRPDQVDDRSALRGLQREADALERVDHPVVIRSFGAHLEGERPLLILELAEGPRLSTDIRRFGPLDVEQAAPLGVEISSAIHAIHRAGLVHLDVKPKNVMLGAPPRLIDLSIARPIEDAARLDRAVGTDAYMAPEQCAPTDADPIGPPADVWGIGVTLYEAVTGRLPFPRGVDHDEAAPAERFPQIDTAPRLLPDAIAPPLVEAIERSLVVDPAERPSPAELAETIEPLLSTPPRFRLKSLRPR from the coding sequence ATGACCGATACGACCATGGACCTGGGTGCATGGGGCTTCGAGGCGGGCGACGAGATCGCCCCGGGGCTCCACGCTCTCAGCCTCCTCGGCGGGGGTGAGCGGTACGAGGCGTACCTCGCGTTCGACGATCGCCTCCACTACCGGGTTGTCGTGAAGGTACTGCGCCCCGATCAGGTCGACGATCGTTCCGCCCTCAGGGGTCTCCAGCGCGAAGCCGACGCGCTGGAGCGGGTGGACCACCCGGTGGTGATCAGGTCGTTCGGGGCGCACCTCGAGGGCGAACGTCCGTTGCTGATCCTCGAGCTCGCCGAGGGACCGCGGCTATCGACCGACATCAGGCGGTTCGGCCCGCTCGACGTGGAGCAGGCCGCCCCGCTCGGCGTGGAGATCTCCTCCGCGATCCACGCGATCCACCGGGCGGGCCTCGTGCACCTGGACGTGAAGCCGAAGAACGTGATGCTGGGGGCGCCCCCCCGCCTGATCGATCTCAGCATCGCGCGACCGATCGAGGACGCCGCGAGGCTCGATCGAGCGGTCGGCACCGACGCGTACATGGCGCCTGAGCAATGCGCACCGACGGACGCCGACCCCATCGGCCCACCGGCCGACGTCTGGGGCATCGGCGTCACCCTCTACGAGGCGGTTACCGGAAGACTGCCGTTCCCCCGGGGGGTGGATCACGACGAGGCGGCGCCCGCCGAGCGGTTCCCGCAGATCGACACCGCGCCGCGTCTGCTCCCGGATGCGATCGCGCCTCCACTCGTCGAGGCGATCGAGCGCTCGCTGGTCGTCGACCCGGCAGAGCGTCCGTCTCCGGCCGAGCTGGCCGAAACGATCGAGCCGCTCCTCTCGACGCCGCCGCGGTTCCGCTTGAAGAGCCTTCGACCACGCTGA
- a CDS encoding aminotransferase class III-fold pyridoxal phosphate-dependent enzyme: MTSFWHPFADMHAVETNGATTLVRGDGAYVVDDAGRRYLDATASLWYCNVGWGRAEIADAVAAQMRELPAYSAFGDLTNRPAEALAERVSSLAPVEGSKVFLTSGGSDSIDTATKMARRYWQLRGEPERTVLIRREKAYHGMHTAGTSLAGIPANATGHGELIEDVTEVPWDDAEALRTAIEADEPARVAAFFCEPVIGAGGVFPPPEGYLETARAVCREFGVLFVADEVITGFGRAGDWFASTRFGLEPDIITCAKGITSGYLPMGGVIAAPWVAEPFWAEGAGLWRHGYTYSGHASVAAAALANLDIIEREGLCERALKLEAPLLEALQPLAGHELVEEVRGGVGMLAAVNLRQDLIADESSLPARVGMACREAGMLVRPLVGGAVAVSPPLVIDDDEISAIARAFKDGLDAVGAG, from the coding sequence ATGACCAGCTTCTGGCACCCATTCGCAGACATGCACGCCGTCGAGACGAACGGCGCGACCACGCTCGTGCGAGGCGACGGCGCGTACGTCGTTGACGACGCCGGCCGTCGCTACCTTGATGCCACGGCCTCGCTCTGGTACTGCAACGTCGGCTGGGGGCGCGCCGAGATCGCGGATGCGGTCGCCGCCCAGATGCGCGAGCTCCCCGCCTACTCCGCCTTCGGCGACCTCACGAACCGACCCGCCGAGGCGCTGGCCGAGCGCGTGTCGTCGCTCGCGCCGGTCGAGGGTTCGAAGGTGTTCCTCACCAGTGGGGGTTCGGACTCGATCGACACCGCCACGAAGATGGCACGCCGCTACTGGCAGCTCCGTGGAGAGCCCGAGCGCACCGTGCTGATCCGACGTGAGAAGGCCTACCACGGCATGCACACGGCGGGCACGTCGCTTGCCGGGATCCCGGCGAACGCTACCGGCCACGGCGAGCTGATCGAGGACGTCACCGAGGTCCCGTGGGACGACGCCGAAGCGCTCCGTACCGCGATCGAGGCGGACGAGCCGGCGCGCGTGGCCGCGTTCTTCTGCGAGCCCGTGATCGGCGCCGGCGGGGTGTTCCCTCCGCCGGAGGGCTACCTCGAGACCGCCCGCGCGGTCTGCCGCGAGTTCGGGGTGCTGTTCGTGGCCGACGAGGTGATCACCGGGTTCGGCCGCGCAGGCGACTGGTTCGCGTCGACCCGGTTCGGACTCGAGCCCGACATCATCACCTGCGCGAAGGGCATCACGAGCGGGTACCTGCCGATGGGCGGCGTGATCGCCGCGCCGTGGGTCGCCGAGCCCTTCTGGGCCGAGGGCGCCGGACTCTGGCGCCACGGCTACACGTATAGCGGCCATGCGTCGGTGGCGGCCGCGGCCCTCGCCAACCTCGACATCATCGAACGCGAGGGGTTATGCGAACGCGCCCTCAAGCTCGAGGCGCCGCTCTTGGAGGCCCTTCAACCCTTGGCCGGGCACGAGCTGGTCGAGGAGGTCCGTGGTGGGGTCGGCATGCTCGCTGCGGTGAACCTGCGTCAGGATCTCATCGCGGACGAGTCTTCGCTGCCGGCGCGCGTCGGCATGGCGTGTCGCGAGGCCGGCATGCTGGTCCGCCCGCTCGTCGGCGGCGCGGTCGCCGTCTCCCCGCCGCTCGTGATCGACGACGACGAGATCTCGGCGATAGCCCGGGCGTTCAAGGACGGGCTGGACGCGGTCGGGGCAGGCTAG
- a CDS encoding iron-sulfur cluster assembly accessory protein translates to MITLTETAAGKVKELLAEEGRDDIALRVAVQPGGCSGLRYAMYLDDQIGEKDQAEEQFGVRLVIDKMSVPYLSQATIDFVDTLEQSGFTIDNPAAQGGCACGNSFH, encoded by the coding sequence ATGATCACGCTCACCGAGACCGCGGCCGGCAAGGTCAAGGAGCTGTTGGCCGAGGAAGGCCGTGACGACATCGCGCTTCGCGTGGCCGTGCAGCCCGGCGGGTGCTCGGGTCTGCGATACGCGATGTACCTCGACGACCAGATCGGCGAGAAGGACCAGGCGGAGGAGCAGTTCGGCGTGCGGCTCGTGATCGACAAGATGAGCGTGCCGTATCTCTCGCAGGCCACGATCGACTTCGTCGACACGCTCGAGCAGTCCGGGTTCACGATCGACAACCCGGCCGCCCAGGGCGGCTGCGCCTGCGGCAACTCGTTCCACTGA
- a CDS encoding YbaK/EbsC family protein, with amino-acid sequence MSTAMERFAEAARAQGLHPQGRRFSEGTKTADDAARAIGCDVGQIVKSLVFMADDRPVLALTSGSNRVDEAKLGAAAGAEAVRRATPEEARTATGFAVGGTPPFGHVDRVRAFCDRDLLVHEVVWAAAGTPDSVFPLTPTDLVRVSGATVIDLAAR; translated from the coding sequence ATGAGCACCGCCATGGAGCGGTTCGCCGAGGCCGCGAGGGCCCAGGGGCTGCACCCGCAGGGGCGCCGGTTCTCTGAGGGCACGAAGACGGCCGACGACGCGGCACGGGCGATCGGGTGCGACGTGGGCCAGATCGTGAAGTCGCTGGTGTTCATGGCCGACGATCGGCCCGTGCTCGCCCTCACCTCGGGGTCGAACCGGGTCGACGAGGCGAAGCTCGGGGCCGCCGCAGGCGCCGAGGCCGTGCGCCGGGCCACCCCCGAGGAAGCTCGGACCGCGACCGGGTTCGCGGTCGGCGGCACCCCGCCCTTCGGGCACGTCGACCGGGTCCGGGCCTTCTGCGACCGGGATTTGCTCGTCCACGAGGTGGTGTGGGCGGCTGCGGGGACGCCCGACTCGGTGTTCCCGCTGACCCCGACCGACCTGGTTAGGGTCAGCGGGGCGACGGTGATCGACCTGGCGGCGCGATGA
- a CDS encoding glycerate kinase — translation MRILVAPDKFRGTLTARQAAEALATGWRRERPGDDVDVVPMADGGEGTMDALVDALGGRIERSIVSGPMGDPVDAAFGLVPSQGGMLGVVEMARASGLSLLDEGRRDPLRTTTRGTGELMARAIDAGADRLIVCIGGSATNDGGVGMASALGGRFLDGSGRPIADGGEGLLALARIDLSAMHPGLAHVAVTGACDVDNPLTGPSGASAVYGPQKGADAEDVAVLDRALGHLAAVVERDLAIGLRDEPGAGAAGGLGFGLMAFCGARLHPGVEVVMDAVGLADRIAGADLVVTGEGSLDEQSLHGKTPAGVLEACGLAGVPAVIVCGRATIDVPGVRVVSLVDRVGERAALDDARAALVAAGSELAVGADDLEGERR, via the coding sequence GTGCGCATCCTCGTGGCCCCCGACAAGTTCCGCGGCACGCTGACCGCTCGCCAGGCCGCCGAAGCGTTGGCGACCGGATGGCGCCGTGAGCGACCCGGCGACGACGTGGACGTCGTGCCCATGGCCGACGGCGGTGAGGGGACGATGGACGCCTTGGTCGATGCGCTCGGGGGTCGCATCGAGCGGTCCATCGTGTCCGGGCCGATGGGTGACCCCGTCGACGCCGCCTTCGGCTTGGTGCCGTCGCAGGGCGGCATGCTCGGGGTGGTCGAGATGGCCCGCGCCTCGGGACTCTCGCTGCTCGACGAGGGTCGCCGCGACCCGCTGCGGACCACGACGCGCGGCACCGGGGAGCTGATGGCCCGCGCGATCGACGCGGGAGCCGACCGCCTCATCGTGTGCATCGGCGGGAGCGCCACGAACGACGGCGGCGTCGGCATGGCGTCGGCGCTGGGTGGACGATTCCTCGACGGGTCGGGGCGCCCGATCGCCGACGGCGGGGAGGGGCTCCTGGCGCTGGCTCGTATCGACCTCTCCGCGATGCATCCGGGCTTGGCGCACGTGGCCGTGACCGGTGCCTGCGACGTGGACAACCCCCTGACGGGGCCGTCGGGCGCGAGCGCCGTCTATGGGCCGCAGAAGGGCGCCGACGCCGAGGACGTCGCCGTGCTCGACCGCGCGCTCGGACACCTGGCCGCCGTGGTCGAGCGGGACCTCGCGATCGGGCTCCGCGACGAGCCCGGGGCGGGCGCGGCCGGCGGCCTGGGGTTCGGCCTGATGGCTTTCTGCGGCGCTCGGCTGCACCCGGGCGTCGAGGTCGTGATGGACGCGGTCGGGCTCGCCGATCGCATCGCCGGGGCCGACCTCGTCGTGACCGGGGAAGGATCGCTCGACGAGCAGTCCCTCCACGGGAAGACACCCGCCGGTGTCCTCGAGGCCTGCGGCCTCGCCGGCGTGCCCGCCGTCATCGTCTGCGGCCGTGCGACGATCGACGTGCCCGGCGTGCGGGTCGTGTCGCTCGTCGACCGCGTGGGGGAGCGGGCCGCGCTCGACGACGCGCGGGCGGCGCTGGTCGCAGCGGGCTCGGAGCTGGCCGTGGGAGCCGACGATCTCGAGGGGGAACGACGATGA
- a CDS encoding maleylpyruvate isomerase family mycothiol-dependent enzyme translates to MSLDREQLLGVAHAERQRLGRMIQYAEPTTWEQPSAADGWWNRDVIAHLAAGDTIAAQLVAGEPAAELEEWRREHPEGPFDIDAFNAWTVGRRSGLETREVLTRWGEAADSFLAHCATISEEDWASKRYDYVAGPIAARYLVQTRVVEWWLHGEDVRATNGLGPDYQHWPVHLTIDLAVRMLPWSLGRAGLDLSGQTVRVDVDGAGEGSWHWGLGSGEAPSGRHKPDATIVGRAPQLALVAGQRLKPDDVLSSGNVVLGGERLLADTVLRHLRAFP, encoded by the coding sequence GTGAGCCTTGATCGCGAGCAGCTGCTGGGCGTCGCCCACGCCGAGCGCCAGCGCCTGGGGCGCATGATCCAGTACGCCGAACCGACGACCTGGGAGCAGCCGAGCGCCGCCGACGGTTGGTGGAACCGCGACGTGATCGCCCACCTCGCCGCGGGCGACACGATCGCGGCGCAGCTCGTGGCCGGCGAGCCGGCCGCCGAGCTCGAGGAGTGGCGGCGCGAGCATCCCGAGGGTCCGTTCGACATCGACGCGTTCAACGCATGGACCGTGGGTCGCCGATCAGGGCTCGAGACGCGGGAGGTGCTCACGCGCTGGGGCGAGGCGGCCGATTCGTTCCTCGCGCACTGCGCGACGATCTCCGAGGAGGACTGGGCCTCGAAGCGGTACGACTACGTCGCCGGTCCGATCGCCGCCCGGTACCTGGTGCAGACGAGGGTCGTCGAGTGGTGGCTGCACGGCGAGGATGTGCGGGCCACGAACGGGCTCGGCCCCGACTACCAGCATTGGCCGGTCCACCTGACGATCGATCTCGCGGTCCGCATGCTCCCCTGGTCGCTGGGGCGTGCCGGCCTCGACCTGTCAGGTCAGACCGTCCGGGTCGACGTCGACGGCGCCGGCGAGGGTTCGTGGCACTGGGGTCTGGGTTCCGGCGAGGCCCCGTCGGGCCGTCACAAGCCCGACGCGACGATCGTCGGCCGGGCACCGCAGCTCGCGCTCGTCGCCGGCCAGCGACTCAAGCCCGACGACGTGCTCTCCTCTGGCAACGTGGTGCTCGGCGGCGAGCGCCTGCTCGCCGACACCGTGCTCAGGCACCTGCGCGCGTTCCCGTAG
- a CDS encoding GNAT family N-acetyltransferase, with protein sequence MHIVFSEDGRDFHRRGWRELVQTDPAGSFFHTPAFLKLYWEEFGETPEHLLLAFAEEDDGSQVGAVAFERIGDTLRFLGGTEITDYMGPVGLPERQDAMAKELWTALLARDDWSEADLRGLLEDQPWFGLLRDSANAQGLGVREDEDGVAPFLPLPGSWDEYLAGLSSKYRHEIKRKARKLTEEAGAFRIVTADEGTLIPLLDRFVELHRASEGPKGVFMVPGMEIFFRRLGEAFCADGVFRLTFIEVGGQLAAGTIGFVWGGTSYLYNSAFDRSWGTLAPGMVLVGEDIRLAIEQGCSGFDLLKGDYRYKYRFGSSPRAVKRLLVTR encoded by the coding sequence ATGCACATCGTATTCAGCGAAGACGGGCGGGACTTCCATCGACGTGGATGGCGCGAGCTCGTACAGACCGACCCCGCCGGGTCGTTCTTCCACACGCCGGCCTTCCTGAAGCTCTACTGGGAGGAGTTCGGGGAGACGCCCGAGCACCTGCTGCTCGCGTTCGCCGAGGAGGACGACGGCAGCCAGGTCGGGGCGGTCGCGTTCGAGCGCATCGGGGACACGCTCCGGTTCCTCGGCGGCACCGAGATCACCGACTACATGGGGCCCGTCGGGCTGCCCGAACGGCAGGACGCGATGGCCAAGGAGCTGTGGACCGCGCTGCTCGCGCGGGACGACTGGTCCGAGGCCGACCTGCGGGGGCTGCTCGAGGACCAGCCGTGGTTCGGGCTGCTCCGCGACTCCGCCAACGCCCAGGGACTCGGCGTGCGCGAGGACGAGGACGGGGTGGCGCCGTTCCTGCCCCTGCCCGGTTCGTGGGACGAGTACCTGGCCGGGCTCTCGTCGAAGTACCGTCACGAGATCAAGCGGAAGGCCCGCAAGCTCACCGAGGAGGCCGGCGCGTTCCGGATCGTGACCGCCGATGAGGGCACGCTGATCCCGCTGCTCGATCGATTCGTCGAGTTGCACCGCGCGTCGGAGGGGCCCAAGGGCGTCTTCATGGTCCCCGGCATGGAGATCTTCTTCCGCCGCCTCGGCGAGGCCTTCTGTGCCGACGGCGTGTTCCGGCTGACGTTCATCGAGGTGGGGGGCCAGCTCGCGGCCGGCACGATCGGCTTCGTCTGGGGCGGCACGTCGTACCTCTACAACAGCGCGTTCGACCGGTCGTGGGGGACCCTCGCCCCCGGCATGGTGCTCGTCGGCGAGGACATCCGCCTCGCGATCGAGCAGGGCTGCAGCGGCTTCGACCTGCTGAAGGGCGACTACCGGTACAAGTACCGGTTCGGGTCGTCCCCACGGGCCGTGAAGCGGCTCCTGGTCACCCGCTGA